Proteins co-encoded in one Flavobacterium fluviale genomic window:
- a CDS encoding biliverdin-producing heme oxygenase: protein MNTNSTTVASSFLNDLKTQTADSHKKLEELPVSMSIMSPDMKIEEYAKYLNLMHDVHADTEETVFPLFSGLLDDLEQRRKKQLIEADLSYLNCDVTSFEKVFKTENISIPFALGILYVVEGSTLGGRFILKNVSKVPQLSGDKGVSYFNGYGDKTGSFWKSFLNFLSEYEQQNNCGDAIIEGAVFAFDSIYNHFESR from the coding sequence ATGAATACAAATTCAACTACAGTAGCCTCAAGTTTTCTGAATGATTTGAAAACACAGACTGCCGATTCACATAAAAAATTAGAAGAACTTCCTGTTTCCATGTCCATTATGTCTCCAGATATGAAAATTGAGGAATACGCTAAATATCTAAATTTAATGCATGACGTTCATGCTGATACTGAAGAAACTGTTTTTCCATTATTTTCTGGACTATTAGATGATTTGGAACAGAGAAGAAAAAAACAGCTTATTGAAGCTGATCTTTCTTATTTAAACTGTGATGTGACTAGTTTTGAGAAAGTTTTTAAAACTGAAAATATTTCTATTCCTTTTGCTCTTGGAATTTTATACGTGGTTGAAGGTTCTACACTTGGCGGCAGATTTATTTTGAAAAATGTTTCAAAAGTGCCGCAACTTTCTGGAGATAAAGGCGTTTCTTATTTTAATGGTTACGGAGATAAAACAGGAAGTTTTTGGAAATCTTTCCTAAACTTTCTATCAGAATACGAACAACAGAATAATTGTGGAGATGCTATAATAGAGGGAGCTGTATTTGCTTTTGATAGTATTTATAATCACTTTGAGAGCAGATAA